The Topomyia yanbarensis strain Yona2022 chromosome 3, ASM3024719v1, whole genome shotgun sequence nucleotide sequence CGGGGAAGGTGCTATTTGTCCGACCATTTGACCTGGAACCGGCTGCATGCCACCCATCGGTCCAATCTAGCAAAATGCAAGTATTAATGAAACTCAAAAACGTTGTAACTAAATCTTAACCTACCTGATTTGGCATCTGTCCCGGGGGCGGTTGTTCGTTTGGAAGGGTCAAATTCATCAGCAGATCTCGAACAGCGGGAAAGAGCGAACATTCACCCTGTTGGAGAACGGTGCACTCAACAAACCGGCGAAGATGTGCACTGACGGCACTGGTTAGCTGCGGGGTAACTTGCTCGCGTCGTTCCGCCAGTTGGGTATGGTTAACCGTCATGTCGTACACCATCGGTAGAAGCATATTGACTGAGTCCTTCCACTCCATGTTCGGCAGATAAGGCACCCTAGTAATTTGGATGAAGAAGAGTATCTTCTGCCGATGTGATAGGATGGTGGTAGTTCCGACGGGGACGATAGGCGTTGCTGACGGTGGCATACGTAGGATGAATTGCACATTCCACTTGTTACCCTGACCGAGTTCCGGAAGTAGATCTAGTCGCATGATTTGAATGAAATCTTTCATCACCTGCGAGGGTAGATTCAGCATACGGGTGAAGCTGGTAACGACAGCTGGGCGGTAGGGTGGAGCGGCCACACGTTGATCGAAGAATTGTTCGAGGATTTGCAGATCTTCGGCAGCCCACTGATACGGTGGTTTGCCGTCCATTGTGGGACCCATCGGGGTTTGGGTTATTTTCATGTGCAACGACTGCATGTGGTTCGGGTTCAAAAATACTTGGTACTGTAGATTGTCCGCTTTGAATAGGACCACCCCGGGTTCGTTGGACGTGATTGCGGTGAGCtaaaaattggtaaataaattgaatctgTTCGGAAGGGTATAAGCAACGGAACGTACGTTTTCTTCTTGATGAATGATTCGTTGCAGCTGTCGACGCATGAATACCGAACCGAGGAATCGTTCCAGTGGGCTTAGCTCCGGACCAGGGATTTCCTTCTGCGGATGAATGGTTGCTCGGCATAACGTGTCCAAAGCTTCGTGGGTAAGCAGAGTTGGAATAGCACCAGCCCATGAGCGAGCCGGTAGAACTCGTGAGGTGTTGTGATGAGATgctaagaaaataaaaaaatgtcatttaGCAATTTAGAATTTATACGGACTACTTACTCTGTGCTTTATGATCAGGACTTTGACCGGGTCGTGGCGATGGCCGTGGCATACCAGGTGAACCGGGCCAATTGGATGCGGCTGGAGATAGAGCCGCGAAAGGGCTTCCGTCGGTGTGTTGCTGCATGTAGGGCATATTGGAGGGACCGGGAGAATGAGCCGCCATTGGACTTGGCTGCGGATTTAACGGTGATGATGGCATAAGGCCTCCGCTTGGTGAAGGATGGGGCATATGGGGAGCTGGAGGAGATGTCATATTGAAATTCGGATGGCTTTGACTTCCTCCCATTCCTTGCGGGTGCGGAGAAGCCGGTGTATGTGGATTCGAACCGGACGGAGGAGTCAGAGGTGCCGCAAAACGAAGACCTGGATCGCGAGGACTTTGAGGACCTCGCATACCACCTCCACCAAGAAACGTTGATCCGACTGAAGCCGGTCCACCGTGTGGATCCTCCATCGTAATCGGAGATGGTGGATTATCGTCTTCGGACTGTGAACGCCTGCGGTAGACAGCTGATTCATCGACGTATTTTGAAAGAAATCCCTTCAAACCTTGGGTAGGAGTAAATTCTTCAACGACGTGGCTGCGATCGAATCGGCTGTAGGCTCCGTCGCGAATCGAACAAAGACCACTGCCACGGAAACGAATCTCCAGACAGTATACTCCTTGAAATGATATCCTCAGTAGAGTTGGCGATTGAGGTATAATGCAGAATGACAATACGGGAATTTTGGGAGACTGAAGAATCGCCAAATGCGGTATGATTGGTAGTTTGGCGATGGAGCTTAGAGGTTGGTAGGTTTCGTGCAGTAGATGAACAACCTGTGCTAGGTCGTAGTTATGATTCAGATGAGCTTGCAACTGATCTCGCATCATCGAGTGTGCGTTTATGGCGCTATTACCACCAGTGAAAACCATTTTGAACTCCTTCGCTTCAATGTCCCAATAGATATTAACGTTCACCTCCTTGTTCGGTCCATATGCCAGTAAGAGACTTGTATAGCTGTACGATTTTATGGTGACAATGTTATGTAAGCTATATTTATCGCTCTTGATCTGTTCGCGGAAGTCATGAACCAAAGTGTACAGGTAAACGATCTTCGACCAATCGTTCAGAATCATATCCACAATCCTATCGACGGCATCAACCGGAAGCATATCGTATTGCAAGTACACCGCACGTCTCATCCCTTGCTCTTTGTGATGAGTGCTCGGCAGCGGTGTACCGTAGAACACCAGCTCTGTTGTCCACAATCGTGTCTGATTACCTTTGTTGATTTGAGCACGAACGGAGACCGATAGTAATCTTCTGAGCAATGCATTCCAAAcatctttttcaatttttggtaCGCTAACCACCTTTGGTTCAGGAGGTTTCTGATCTTGACTACTCTGAGAGTTTACTACAACGTTGGAAAACGGTACTAGTGGCGGTTTCGGTTGTGGCAAAGTCAATAGCTTCAACACCAGCGACGTAGCATTGGCCTCGACC carries:
- the LOC131688290 gene encoding mediator of RNA polymerase II transcription subunit 14 encodes the protein MAPQPLEQGGAITSFIPTGQEMAQRQNLIPLGRLIDFIIQRTYHELTVLAELLPRKTDMERKIEIYNFSASTRQLFIRLLALVKWANSASKVDKSAKIMGFLDKQSLLFIDTADMMSRMARETLVSARLPNFHIPAAVEILTSGSYSRLPSIIRERIVPPDPITPLEKRQTLQRLNQVIQHRLVTGNLLPQLRKFKIENGRVTFKVDHEFEVSLTVMGDGPNIPWRLLDIDILVEDKETGDGKALVHTLQVNYIHQLIQGRIVDSPDALAEVYNCLHYFCQSLQLEVLYTQTLRLMRDRLDDNIHVDEYIPGTKLTVSYWRELTNKDPKSELGYRLMIQTDQSDSAKQLAILHVPSIGNKEADIADRAVRSDLLSMERLLVHTVYVRSLARLSDLKAELQLFLKDVDYSIQGTPAMLTVPVLNPCLRAEQIYITVDTHTGMLRCHVPKHLDCPIMPEMQQSLNNDRSKLQHLISELRYWITQRRCEKTLQHLPATTQERLPLVFPPNHPIERVGPHKVYIQLYRHSNVILIVQLKERDNCPNEMTYTFFLVLVKPSSVEDSQSQDSDHPTGGGSSVSLSGPGSVPPGGPPSVSSSTAGGTGQSSSSAAANAENDGIPKMYLRVESLIEFDTFVATHGPGTYVDEQAGCMKRKLSGVEGPVSKQQKVIYPAYFIPELAHVVAMCDEKLPFVALAKELTRRRIPHGGLQVEANATSLVLKLLTLPQPKPPLVPFSNVVVNSQSSQDQKPPEPKVVSVPKIEKDVWNALLRRLLSVSVRAQINKGNQTRLWTTELVFYGTPLPSTHHKEQGMRRAVYLQYDMLPVDAVDRIVDMILNDWSKIVYLYTLVHDFREQIKSDKYSLHNIVTIKSYSYTSLLLAYGPNKEVNVNIYWDIEAKEFKMVFTGGNSAINAHSMMRDQLQAHLNHNYDLAQVVHLLHETYQPLSSIAKLPIIPHLAILQSPKIPVLSFCIIPQSPTLLRISFQGVYCLEIRFRGSGLCSIRDGAYSRFDRSHVVEEFTPTQGLKGFLSKYVDESAVYRRRSQSEDDNPPSPITMEDPHGGPASVGSTFLGGGGMRGPQSPRDPGLRFAAPLTPPSGSNPHTPASPHPQGMGGSQSHPNFNMTSPPAPHMPHPSPSGGLMPSSPLNPQPSPMAAHSPGPSNMPYMQQHTDGSPFAALSPAASNWPGSPGMPRPSPRPGQSPDHKAQTSHHNTSRVLPARSWAGAIPTLLTHEALDTLCRATIHPQKEIPGPELSPLERFLGSVFMRRQLQRIIHQEENLTAITSNEPGVVLFKADNLQYQVFLNPNHMQSLHMKITQTPMGPTMDGKPPYQWAAEDLQILEQFFDQRVAAPPYRPAVVTSFTRMLNLPSQVMKDFIQIMRLDLLPELGQGNKWNVQFILRMPPSATPIVPVGTTTILSHRQKILFFIQITRVPYLPNMEWKDSVNMLLPMVYDMTVNHTQLAERREQVTPQLTSAVSAHLRRFVECTVLQQGECSLFPAVRDLLMNLTLPNEQPPPGQMPNQIGPMGGMQPVPGQMVGQIAPSPVGAQVGSSPNPMMHSPMQMGAAGQQPNYGGMVGGGGAQPGGPGGPGAGGPN